tggaggtgtgtgggtggtggaaTTATGACTGCGAACAAACGTATAAGCAAAACAGGACACCACTAACAAAAACTCAGCACGAGATAAATAAACATTATTTTAGTTTCGAAAACAGTAGAATTGAAACTGTTGTATATACGATACATGCGTAGTGATAGTTACACTAATGATAGTAATTACTACGATGTGTATACACCACTATACATGCGTATATtcattatgtatatataattgttatacatTCCCAGTATGATTATATTGCATGAGTCAGTTTATTAGATTTAGTGAGGGGAATCATAAACAGTCACTGTGAAATGAAAGCAGCAAGCCAACAACCAAGTAACATAAGCAAAACTTACTGTTTCAGAGAAATCAAAACATTGATCTGCATGCCAAATACCCTCCATACTGATACAACAATACTTGCAGACAGATTATATATCTCACCACTTTCAGAGTTTGAGAGATCTCCAGTTTTCTCACGCTGATTTCTTTCTCCAATTTTTCCGAGAGCAGTTTGATAGTCATCTTGCCGTAATTGACCTCTCCGTCGACCTTATCTGGCCAGTACTGCGTACACATGTCCTGCAGTTGTGCAAGCATGGGTTGCACTCTTAATTGACTTAGTCTATAGTGGAGTTATAGAATGTTATTTTGTCTGCAAAGAAATGATATTCCACTCTAGCCACATTAGTTACATAAACAACAATTTCAAAACACCATTATCCGTGAAATGTTTTTGTGTATATACCTTTCCATTTTCAGTCAGGTCGCATAGCAACACGATTGTCCTGCTCTCAAGATTCTTGGCCATCTTCCAAAAGTCCAGTACAGTGTTGTCCAGGGGAGCCTGTGTGACCACAAAGCATCTCCTGTGTTTGTATCCCTGTAtggtgagagagagaggggggagggttaGAACAACTAATAatgagagagagggagaggggtgTGTTGTACTGAATAACTAATATagtgagagagaggggggaggagggatTTGCAAGACAACACTCACAAGactcctatatataattattatgcttgtattgtattgcatgcatgaacagTTACGCTATATAGACTAgataactgcatgtatatatatatatatatatagaggtgTGGACTTGTGCAGAATGTTAATTGCATGTGATTGTACATGCGTTGTACACTCACGTCTATAAAGCTGGCATTGATGTACTGGTCCTGTTTGGAGCTTCCCATGAGCTTGGGTCGATGTGCATCATCTGTGGAGTGGAAATAAATATATGAATTGTACCGTTCCCATTAATGTTGTAATCCTCTCACATGGGAATTTGTCATGGTAACGGTTCTTGCTCTCCACTTCTTGGCTGGCAATGATGTCTCTGTCTTGTTGTGATGGTTTTCTGCTGACTTGTTCCAGAAGCTGCATGCACCAGGGAAAAACAGTTAGTTCACAGTGCTTATAATTGTGTACACAGAACAGAGTGTGTACTGCTAATTTAAAGCTTGCTTGCTTTAGCTATAAGTATCACCATAAAGCTGCATGCACCAGGGAAAAACAAATATTGTAGTTAGTTTTTACAGTACTATATACACGTACAGAACAGGATGTGTACAGCTAAAACTTGCTTGCTTAGCTATAAGTTTCACCATAAATGGTCTTGTTGTGATAAATCGCAGAAAGGCATTGCATACAGAGCCTATTATAAATGATagatagtgtgtttgtgcacaGAATGTACTCTATTGACTATAACGTCCGGTATACtagagaaaaatcggcctgagATGAGTATAATTTATGGGCCCTCCTATTCATTTCCTTTTACCTGAAACTGCTCCTCATATCCAGACAGTGATTTCCCTGAGGCTATTCTGCCCAGCTGGTTGATGGCAATGTTGAGGTTGTGAGCAGCTATCTCAGTATCTCCACATGTTATCAGCTCGTCCAGAGAATCGTGGATGAACACGTACTGTGACTATAACCACAAAGAGAGATAAATAGTATACTAGCGCTTTTTTGAGGCATTATTTCGTCAATTATAGCTTTTACTGGGCAATATTTTAGTTTACTAGAATAGAAGCAAGAAGAAAGAGATATAGCGGCTACATTGCATGGACACACACTATCATATTATTATGTGAACAGTATATGaatcaattataattatagcataattattcatgttagTAGAAAATTAAGGATGGTAAGGGTGATGCTGGCGCCTCTGTGCTTAGGAACTGGCCACAACTACTAAAATTCCACCACTCTAGCTCACCATAGTCTGCACCATAAGACATCGTCTCTCCCGCAGTTCCCTCACAAACTGGTACACGTTCACTACCCTCTCCTCCTGGATGCGCTGGAGCATGGCATCTAGTACGATGAACGTACCTGTACGCCCGACCCCTGCGCTGCAGTGGACCAGGAGGGGAGTCCCGGATACGGGATGGCTCTTGCGGACCCGCCTCAGGTAACCGAGGAGAGAGGTGGCATATTGTGGAACACCGTGGTCGGGCCAACCTAGGTAGTAGAAGTGGGTAACTAGGAACGGACTGGACCCAGGCTCTGATGCCTGTATGAAAATAGAAAATGAACTGTTTGAAATTGAATTCAAAATTCAAACACAATAAACAATTTGGATTTACATACATTTGTTATTGACATGATCCTGATCTCGTAGTCAGTGAACAATTTGATCTCCTTTAGAAGGACGACAATATTCAGACCAACTTCCATTTCCTCCCCGGTAGCACTAGGCCAATATCGGGCACACTTCTCTCTGGAGCTCTCAACCAGTTTGGTTACCATGACAATCGTAGGGAGTTTATTCTCCCAAATCATGCGCCAGAAATCCTCCACCGTTGAAGCCATAGGACCTGTAAATATATAGAATTATAGGTAGAGCACGTTTCTACACATACCTTGTGCAGCAACGTAAGCATTGTCTCTCTTATAGCCCTGCATGTGTGGAATTGAAATCAAATAAAAATGTACAGGTGAAAATCTGTGATGtacccacactggtcggtggtggtggttggtactaaccacctctagacaccTCTTAGGTCTAGTTTACTACATAAAAGTGTGTTGAATCATAGATAAAAGAATTAGCTTGAGATCTCGATTGTGAagattgaaaatagccaccacttgGGGAAATTCTGGTGCATGGTACGTGTTTGGTGGTTCACCTTTATCCAGCTGGCATTGATGTAATCTGAGCCAGGTGTGTCTGTTGACTGCAGCTTGACTCTACAGTGGTCATCTAATGCACAACAGTTGCaatatgtcatgtgataacaTTCAATTCACTATGTAACATGTTATTGCTTACATGGGAAGATGTTTGTGAACCTGTTCTTCTTGAACTTGTTCTGGGGCAGCTGTGCCACATTCCACGAGTGATTGCCATCCTTGATAGAGCGATATTCACTCTCAAAGTCTGTGTCATCATCTTTGTGCAGCTCTCTGACATGACTGGCAAAATCAACTACTGCAATATCTGTAAGAGAAATTCATAAACTTGAGTGGGAAGAAAATGTGGGATTGTGGGATACTATATAGTGGGAAAGAAAGTGGTTGAAAGTGTCCTTTAAAGCCATCAATTATTAGCTATGTTGATTAGCTGGGGAGAAGAAAGGAGAATAAATATCACCAAAATAAATCGAATGAAAGGCTATGATTTGGTTAAAATCACCATCACTAGTATCAAAGGCCGTGTCCACTTCGTCTACTTCTTCTTTGTGCAGGTCTTCTTGAGATTCTACCTCCTTCTCATGGAGTGGGTAAGTGTCAGGACTACGAATTGGTTTTGGTGGAGGGGCAGGTTTCATTAGCTTGTGTTTAGGAGCAAAACTATCGTGTTGTCTTCTTCTCCTAACTCTGAGAAGATGTCATTTTGACTAAAATGTGTATCATGCATGGCAAGAACTTACATGCAAACAATACAGACTACGATTATCAGTAGAACCACGGCAACGACCAGTCCTGCAACAGCCCCAGCAATCAATACCACCATTGCTGTGAAAAATTGTGATTATTAAACAAAGGTTGCATACCAATCAGATATACACTTACTCCCTGACTGTGGGAGtataaccatggcaacactGACATTGCCCACTCCCTGTACTGTACCAGCTGACACTGTAAAGTAGTAATCAGAGTTTGGGTCgagattaataattatagcagagcTGGCGTCTTCCCCAGATACAGTAATGGTACTAGCATTCGCAGCATTAGAGCCAACTCTCCAGTAGGTGATGGTGTAGTTAGTGATGAAGCCTCTAGCCTCTGAGCGACTGAGTGGTCTCCATGACACCCGGACAGCTGTTCCATTCAGTCGAGTGGAACCAATATCTCGAGGATGGATTAGGGGAACTGTGCGTGTACAAATATAATGATAGGATTTAAATTGTTGCTGCTTAAACTTACTTCCTTCAGCAGTGAATTCTACAACACTGACAGGCTCTCCAGCACCAGCGCCATTGATGGCAGCCACTGATACCACATAGGGAGTATAGGGGACTGTAGGTGGAGGAGGTGATGCACTATACTAGGACATTGACTATCAGTTCACCTAATTCATGTATAGAGAACGAGGTAGCTAAAGTGTTGTACTCTGTAACTGCTGAGTTGCTTTCTTCCTCGTTAACACTGATGGTGTATGTTAGTAACACTCCATTGACATCAGCAGACTCAGTCCAGTTGACAGTGAAGGTAGTTTCATTCACTCTTAAGACTCTCAGACTACCAACTGGGCCAGACTCTGAAAGAATGGTttatcacatgacattaagcgtatactacatgtaacaagagactgcatgcattgaTTGTGTTAACTCACTGGCCTCAGCTGTGGTGAACTCCATACTGGGTGTTTTTGGTCCCTCACCAACTGAAGTACTGGCTGATACTTGCACTGATACAGTTTGATAAGGACTCAGGGGAGATATTGTGAACTGTTCGGATGTAGTATTAAAGGTCGTGGTGGTTCCATTGAGGTAGTCCACATACAGTGTGTAGGCGATAATGACTCCATTAGGTTCAGCTGGTGGACCCCAGGAGAGGGTGAGGGTGGTTGCCGTGGGTGAAGCCATCAACATAGCAGATGGACCTCCTGGAACTATAAGTATAAAGTATGAGGCTGTTATAACTATTGTAGCAGTTAGAATTCCAGGAGCTACAAAGCTATAGTACCATGGATCAATATGTATTCGACTTGTACCTTCTTGTCTTGTTCTTACAACAATTGAAACCTCTTCCCCAATGTTGTCTAACTGATAAATAGCACTGACAGAGAACTGGTATTGTTGATAAGGAAAAAGGTTGTTGATGACAATGAAGGAAGAATTCAAATTTGTAAGCGACATTGATGTAAAACCACCGGTCCCTGTCACTTGTACACTGTACTCAATTAGTGTTACAGTAATCGAGGTAGTATCTGGATGGTCCCACATCAAGGTCACACTTCTGGattctgttgtagaatttctGAGGTTAGTTGCACCAGGCAACACTACAAGGAtacaaaaaaataatattaaaaTTCATAAAATATTTTTGCTTACCATCATCATTGTCGATTATTACTATAGCAACCGCTCCACCTCTAAACGTAACTCGATTGTTGGTGGAGGTTACTGTGACCTGAAACGATTCACCAGGATCAGCGGTGTCATCATCAACTATTGTCACTGAGATACATCTGGACTCTCCAATAGTTGAAAACTGCCTCGTTTGCACTAGAGAACTAGTAGTGAAATCAACTTGTGGAGCTGTGTGAGAAGGAAACTTGAAAAACAGTTTTGAACTATGCACACTAACTTGCTGGTCTATTGATATTCCCTGTGTCAATAGTGAACAACACTTCAAGTGTTCCAGTTGCCAGTCCTCCAGATGGACCCTCCAACACAACACAGATCTGTCCAGTCTCCTCCGTAGCTTCAGCAAAGGTGTAAGACAATTGTGATAGAGCCAACACCGGATCTAGATATAAAATTAGTGACTATAATtagcaactgcatgcatgacagctcaccataattattatcatgcatgaacgacatatacacacacacattacactcATACCATCGTCATCGTTGACTGTTATTGTAGTTTGGCTAATCCCTCCAACAGTCACTCTTGAGGTGGGACTGCTCAACACAACATTGTACACTGGTATTAGAGACGTCCCGTATATATCATCATCTGCCACTGTCAGTTGTATACACGGCCGAGTGTTTGCATTTGAGTTAGCCGAGAAGGTTGCAGTGCTTGATCCTACGTAATTAGAGCAATCACACAAAGACAACAGTATAGTTTACATACCTCCACTCCAAGTAAACACAATAGTGATGGGTACACTTGTTCCACCAGATGGACTGACCAGATTAGCACACACCTCAACCACACCACCCTCGGTACTTGTCATGGTAGGAGTGGTCATGGAGATAACAGCATCtatatagcaataattattataacgcCATCATCGGCTGCTATACGTAGTGTCACAgtctcaccatcatcatcgttgACAGTAACTGTTGTCGTCACTGTGTTTCCCAGATCCAATCTTCCTTGATTGAGGGCCATTGGATTTTTATTGAGAGTAATAGTTTGTGTCAACACTGGACTAGTTTGGTACACATGGTTATTGGTAACAGTGATAGTCAGGCACTGGGTATCCCCTACACGAGAGTTGAAGGGGAAGGTGAAGTCCTCTAGGGAAAATAAAACTACATCAAAAAGTTGAATCAAAATGGCTGAAGAGGGAATGTCATGCGAACTGGAATTACCGGCTGACGAGATCCGATAATTGAGTGTTATAAATATATCCTTCTCTGTCCCTCCCGCTGGAGAGTCTAGTCTAGCACAAACGGACACATCACCATCTCCTTCATTCTGTACTATAGTTGGGTTCACTAGCGATACTAGAGCTCCTGTAAGAGCAAGGGTATAATGGATTATTTATATACTGCTCAGAGATTCAGAACTTACTATCTATATCCCTAATGCGAACAGTTTTCTGTGCCCCAAGTCTGATCCTCGGATTAGCACTGGAATCTGACAGACTCACACTAAACACTTCGTTGTTCTCATAAATTGGAGACATTTCTAGCAAAGTTTGAATATTCACACAAACTTGTGATTGGCTAGAAGTAAATGTTGCGTCCATCGTAAAGTCTTGATAATCAATGCCAGAGGCTGTATATACGGAAACATTAAATGTTTTACTAGGGCTGAAACTGTAATCTACTTACTCGCTGGTTTCTCATCGTCCGGCAGTTCGCTAGTAGCAACGTGTACCACAACTTCTCTCTCACTAATGGTTGCACCACTGACTGAAACACACACCTCAACAGATTGCCCTTCGTCCAAAAGAATGTCACCATCTGAATTTGTTACTCCTGAAGTTCTGATTTCAACCATCACCTCTGTAAAAGGCAAAAAACATCGTAATTGTTATTGATATCTCATtcacagtatatatacggtCCGCAATGCACTCATTAAAATAACATGTAGTAACTATAAATTAACCCTACCATCATCATCCACAATGATCACTGTGGTTTGGCTCCTCCCTACAATGACAGTGGCTCCAGTAGTTGGACTGACCACACTCAGTGACACAGTGAACATCTCATTTGCCTCAAAAATATTGTCTTCGCTCGTCATAATGACCATAATACACTTATCTGTTATATCAGTAGTAGTAAATGTTCTTGTCACTGATGCTGATAAAAAGTCTGTATCTGAAGCTTGAATACGGATAAATTAAAGAGAATGATAACATTCCAATGAACTTATAGTTGATTAATGTGTTTCCCTCACCTGTTCCCCCGCTGCTGGTTGCTAGTCTGACTTCAACATTTCTCCCTAACTGTCCGGTCAGTGAAGCACAAACTGTTACTACGCCTCCTTCCGTAACTTGCTTTTGAATTTCCATCATTTGTATAATAACACCTGTAGAGAGTATATAAGTATATACAATCGTCATGCTCAAATAAATTCCACTGACCACCATTGGCAGGGATTGTCACAGTAGTGGAGCTCTCTCCAGATATGGTGACCCCACTAGGGAGACTGTTCGGGTTTAGTGTCACTGTGAATGTCTCATCATCTTCAAAGATGAGA
This is a stretch of genomic DNA from Halichondria panicea chromosome 1, odHalPani1.1, whole genome shotgun sequence. It encodes these proteins:
- the LOC135352371 gene encoding mucin-3A-like isoform X1 codes for the protein MNVHVLLLFISVLAWSEINLCTATSDAELTVSFTPTSYTVTEGEAVSVCVTVTPALVGEAMVVVVRLISSEGFSQDLTVDPTSTLTLTNTITQVCWNVAAIDDPIFENSESFTLTIVPMTAGVSVGQQSTVTVMDNDNVIVAMTNDQRSVTEEMTVMVCVTLTGQLGRSVLVDLTSTIGTASESDFSLASGNLTFTASNSSTNEKCSVVTATSDDIFEDDETFTVTLNPNSLPSGVTISGESSTTVTIPANDDVTIQMAEMQKQVTEGQMVTVCASLTGLLGRSVVVGLTSTIGTASSSDFSLAPGELTFTASDSTTPCSVVTATSDDIFEDDETFTVTLNPDNLPSGVTISGESSTTVTIPANGDVTIQIVEMQKQVTEGQTVTVCASLTGLLGRSVVVGLTSTIGTASSSDFSLAPGELTFTASDSTTPCSVVTATSDDIFEDDETFTVTLNPNSLPSGVTISGESSTTVTIPANGDVTIQIVEMQKQVTEGQMVTVCASLTGLLGRSVVVGLTSTIGTASSSDFSLAPGELTFTASDSSTTQKCSVVTATSDDIFEDDETFTVTLNPNSLPSGVTISGGSSTTVTILANGDVTIQMVEMQKQVTEGWTVTVCASLTGLLGRSVVVGLTSTIGTASSSDFSLAPGELTFTASDSTTPCSVVTATSDDIFEDDETFTVTLNPNSLPSGVTISGESSTTVTIPANGDVTIQIVEMQKQVTEGQTVTVCASLTGLLGRSVVVGLTSTIGTASSSDFSLAPGELTFTASDSSTTQKCSVVTATSDDIFEDDETFTVTLNPNSLPSGVTISGGSSTTVTIPANGDVTIQIVEMQKQVTEGQTVTVCASLTGLLGRSVVVGLTSTIGTASSSDFSLAPGELTFTASDLSTTQKCSVVSATSDLIFEDDETFTVTLNPNSLPSGVTISGESSTTVTIPANGGVIIQMMEIQKQVTEGGVVTVCASLTGQLGRNVEVRLATSSGGTASDTDFLSASVTRTFTTTDITDKCIMVIMTSEDNIFEANEMFTVSLSVVSPTTGATVIVGRSQTTVIIVDDDEVMVEIRTSGVTNSDGDILLDEGQSVEVCVSVSGATISEREVVVHVATSELPDDEKPATSGIDYQDFTMDATFTSSQSQVCVNIQTLLEMSPIYENNEVFSVSLSDSSANPRIRLGAQKTVRIRDIDRALVSLVNPTIVQNEGDGDVSVCARLDSPAGGTEKDIFITLNYRISSAEDFTFPFNSRVGDTQCLTITVTNNHVYQTSPVLTQTITLNKNPMALNQGRLDLGNTVTTTVTVNDDDDAVISMTTPTMTSTEGGVVEVCANLVSPSGGTSVPITIVFTWSGGSSTATFSANSNANTRPCIQLTVADDDIYGTSLIPVYNVVLSSPTSRVTVGGISQTTITVNDDDDPVLALSQLSYTFAEATEETGQICVVLEGPSGGLATGTLEVLFTIDTGNINRPATPQVDFTTSSLVQTRQFSTIGESRCISVTIVDDDTADPGESFQVTVTSTNNRVTFRGGAVAIVIIDNDDVLPGATNLRNSTTESRSVTLMWDHPDTTSITVTLIEYSVQVTGTGGFTSMSLTNLNSSFIVINNLFPYQQYQFSVSAIYQLDNIGEEVSIVVRTRQEVPGGPSAMLMASPTATTLTLSWGPPAEPNGVIIAYTLYVDYLNGTTTTFNTTSEQFTISPLSPYQTVSVQVSASTSVGEGPKTPSMEFTTAEAKSGPVGSLRVLRVNETTFTVNWTESADVNGVLLTYTISVNEEESNSAVTEYNTLATSFSIHELVPYTPYVVSVAAINGAGAGEPVSVVEFTAEGIPLIHPRDIGSTRLNGTAVRVSWRPLSRSEARGFITNYTITYWRVGSNAANASTITVSGEDASSAIIINLDPNSDYYFTVSAGTVQGVGNVSVAMVILPQSGTMVVLIAGAVAGLVVAVVLLIIVVCIVCIVRRRRQHDSFAPKHKLMKPAPPPKPIRSPDTYPLHEKEVESQEDLHKEEVDEVDTAFDTSDDIAVVDFASHVRELHKDDDTDFESEYRSIKDGNHSWNVAQLPQNKFKKNRFTNIFPYDHCRVKLQSTDTPGSDYINASWIKGYKRDNAYVAAQGPMASTVEDFWRMIWENKLPTIVMVTKLVESSREKCARYWPSATGEEMEVGLNIVVLLKEIKLFTDYEIRIMSITNASEPGSSPFLVTHFYYLGWPDHGVPQYATSLLGYLRRVRKSHPVSGTPLLVHCSAGVGRTGTFIVLDAMLQRIQEERVVNVYQFVRELRERRCLMVQTMSQYVFIHDSLDELITCGDTEIAAHNLNIAINQLGRIASGKSLSGYEEQFQLLEQVSRKPSQQDRDIIASQEVESKNRYHDKFPYDAHRPKLMGSSKQDQYINASFIDGYKHRRCFVVTQAPLDNTVLDFWKMAKNLESRTIVLLCDLTENGKDMCTQYWPDKVDGEVNYGKMTIKLLSEKLEKEISVRKLEISQTLKVTGSDCYVLTMFHCKTWNENGTPPAPESVIHLNELVVNSQKSTGNKPIIVMCNDGCGRSGTFLSVYSAIDRFKVEAVVDVFQCVKSARIQRMALVANTEQYILVHEVLKNYMNSFDQYANFAVL